Genomic DNA from Bacteroides zhangwenhongii:
ATTGTATGCAAAACGAAGAATGGCTTTATACCCCTGCGCTTTCATCAACTCGAATATCTTGCGGATATTCGACAGAGCTTCAGCATCCAGGTCTTTACTCACCCAGTTAGTTAAGTAGATATATTGCTGTACAAGAGTCAAGTTGTCGTCCTTTGCATCAAATTGCTCTACTTTCTTCGTATACAAATCATTGCCATAAACCTCATAATCATTATATGGACTTTTCATTTGGTCGGCAAGCAAATTACATTCCAAGTGGAATCCCCTATCGGGATTCCTAAGCGACTCGATCGGTACAATATTTCCTGTTACCTCCGGAGTTTCCGGTTCACTCGTTCCGTCTTCTTCTCCATATTGTCCCGCATATACATCTATTGTATCAGAACAAAAGCTACACATAATACCTAATAATAAGGTAGATAATATGGTCATAGTTTTCTTTATATTGATTAACATGATTGATATACTTTTAATTTTCACCCGATTAATTTTCATTGTAGATAAAACGTGCAGGAGCACCGGTTGTCCAAGGACTCCACAATGTTGCCCCTCCATCATGAAGAATACATTGATGAGACATATCATCAGTGACCAACAGATAACAGTACGGTCCGGTATGATTAGTGATTGCATCACCGCTCCATTGACCGGAAGCACACAAATTGAATTTCCAGTCGTTCAAATGCGCCTGTCCTTTTACTGATTCATAATATTCAGGATCTTTCAATACATTCCATTGACCTTCGGCAGTTCCGGCTTCCGCAAACAAATTCTTATATTCCTGTATGGTCGGCAAACGCCATCCCTTAGGTGCTATCTTATCACGAATATCGTAATGATAATGCACCCCATAGGCTTTCACTCTACCTTCTCCGAGCGATGCAGGTGTATTTTTGAAATTATTCGCTTCAATATCTGTACCATCAGCATATTTAGTTGCGCGCAGGTTATCTGCCAACCAAACCAATGACGTTTTATCACTATAAAATATACGAACAACACGGTAAGTAATCTTTTCATCTCCACGAACATCGACGAAGCGCATCATTTCTGTCATATTCAATACTCCGGAAGAACGCGATACCCATTGCCCATCATCAGTCTTCACATTCCAATACACAGAATTGGAAGTCCAACGTTTGATGGAAAGTTTATCGAGCAGTGCCTGAAGTTCTTCATGAGTCAATGATGATTTACCATTCACAACTCCCACACTATGTTCGGCAACCGTCTGTTTCATTTCAGGATCCAGTGAGAAACAAAGCGAGTACGAGGTAGATTCAGGCCATTCCTGGGTATCCCATTCAAACTGCACAGCAGTTTCCGGAGCATTTTCAGCCAAAGAAATCTTAGTCAAATCTTCCGGCTGCACTAATTTGCTAGTCATACGTTTCACCCGAATGGTGCGTGCTTCCGAAGCTGCTGCGGTTATATTACCGGTTTCTTTGACTGTCCAATACAGTACCGCTTCCTGCCCCGCTTTAATTCCCAATTGAGAAAAACTCTGATCGGCAGTCAGTGCAGATATCGCAACAGAAGTCGATTTTCCTGCATCAATTATCACCGGTTCTTTGAATTTCCTGTCAGCACAAATAAGCAGCTTTGCTCCATTTTCCAGAGGTTTCTCCCAAGAGAAACTATATTTCTCAATCGATAAATCATTCAAATCAATGATCGCTCCATCTTGAGGCGCGCTCAAGTAAATATCCGACATCGGAATGATTACATTGTACTTGTCTTCCTTACATCCGGCAAGCAACAAGATTCCTAATAGACTATATAATAAATGTTTCATAATGCTATCTATTTTTTTAGTAACCGGGATTTTGAATTATAATGCCTTGTCCTTCAGTTATCAGATGAGTAGGCAACGGGAATTTCTCATATTTATATTGTCCATCCACTTTCGTTTCTATTTTACCTGTCGGCTGTCCAGCAAATCTTGCTTTGGCAAGTGCTGCTTCAATAAATTTTCCGTGGCGGATCAAATCCTGACGACGCACTCCTTCAAAATAAAATTCATGTCCACGTTCTTCCAACAATTTATCCAGAAAATCTTCTACAGATGAAAAATCACTCAATTGATAAGCTTTTAGTCCACCATGAGTAACCCGCACCTGATTCAACAGGCCAATCGCCTCTTGAGTGATACTGTTTCCATTGCGAACGATAGCTTCCGAAAGTAAAGTCAATACATCCGCATAACGATAGATGGGCATATCTATTTCGCACTTCTCACCTACTACCCCCTCAATTTTATATTTCACCGGAATTGCACCGTAGAAAAGTATACCTGTCGTACCACCGTCACGGTCAAGCGCCCGGCTATGGTGTACGCCCTCCGTACCTGTATATTCACCAATAATTCTTTCACGTCTCTTGTCTTTAGGATCATAAGATTCGTATGCAGGCCAGGATATTTTAAATCCTCCCCAGGCAGTCACCGACATTCCGGCAGGAAGCGGATAGTCAGAAGTCAGTACGTGAGCGAACCATTTCTGTTCCATCACACCGGCCTCGGCCACACATGAGAATATGACTTCCGAATTCTTTTCACCAGATAAAGAGAACAGAGAGTTATAATCGTCTACCAATTTATAACCGTATTCCGGTTTTGTCAATTCTCGTCCTATTTTCTCCGCCTCATCCCATTGCTTGGTCATCATGTAGAATTTCAGCAATAATGTATTGGCCAATCCTTTGGTGAAGCGTCCGTAATTTGTATCTTCATACTTATAGGGCAACACATTAGCTGCATCTTTCAAGTTGGAAACAATGTATTCACGCATAGCTTCTTCCGACAAACGTGGAATAACAATCTCCGCTTCCGGTTTTTGCAAAGTCTCCAGATCGGCGATAGGTATCGGACCATACATATCATACATCAGAAAAGCCAGGAAACCACGTCCGCATTTCAATTCCGCCATATAGCGAGCTTTCAAGGTTTCATCCATATTCACGTCCTTGATGCGATCCATTGTCAAAGTCATGGAAGCCAAATACTGGGAATAGTCATACACACGACGATAGTCACCGTCGATATGCCAGTCATTAGCTTCATACGAATTGTATACGGTAGTCCATCCCCAAGTGTTTTCCACATAATCGGTTACCATTTCCGAAGTCGTCACATAGCCTGCCGCTACTTCAAAAATTCCCCACGGAGAAAACACATAATAAGCACTCGAATTGACCAAAGCATTTACATCTTCAGCATTTTGGGGAAACATTCCCGGATTAATTTTATTATATACTTCCTGCTCCAGCGTACAAGACGAAATGAGGAACAAGAGAGTTGCTATTGCAGTATAAATTGTCTTTTTCATATTCATCACTTATTAGAAAGATATTGATACACCAAAATTATATGAGGTTACATTCGGATATGCATAGGTTCCATTGTCCGTTTCCGGGTCCAGACCTGTCCAGTTAGTAATCACAAACGGATTATTCACGTCTACATATACACGGAGATTCTTGGCAATCTTCTGGCTGATAGGCACTTTATATCCTAATGTAATGCTTCCACAACGAACGTAATAGATAGATTTCACATAGTAATCCCCCCATCCGCTTCCACCTCTGACAAATGTCGGATCTGTGGCTGTCAGGTTATTGCTATTAAAAGCTTTCAGGGCATAAGTAGAAACATTGATACCATTGTCCATACGTGTCCAGCCCTCATAATAACTGGCTCCTCTCTTTCTGCCAGCTTCTCCATAGAAATAGATATTCAAGTCGAAGTTCTTATATCTGAACGAGTTGTTCAGACCGTAGATAATTTTGGGATCACCATTACCCATATATACTTTATCCTCATCTCCCAATACTCCGTTTCCATCGCGGTCTTTCAATTTCATCATACCCGGAACCAAGTCTTTTTGAGCGTCCGGAACTTTTTCTCCCGGTTGCAGGATGCCAAGCGCTTCATATTCCCACCATGCACGAATCGGATCATTTTCTTTTTCATAAGGTTTGGGTTTCCAGTTCGGGTCACGTGTCAGCCAACGGTCATTGTAATGTGACAAGGTTAATGTCGTATCCCATTCAAAATCTTTAGTAACGATATTCACCGTATTCACAGTGATTTCCACACCCTGACTTTGTGTTGATCCTATATTACCCGCTATTTTATTTATTTCATTATAAAAAGGCAATGGTTTATTTGTCACCAACAAGTCTGTAATCTTACGTTTGAAATATTCGGCTGTCAACTTAAACCGGTTGTTGAGTATACCTAGATCCACACCTACATTAAATTCCGTAGTCGTTTCCCAAGTCAGGCTCCTGTTACCCAAATCTGAAGCATATACTCCTGTTGATTCTGCACCTCCGATAATGGCACTTCTTCCCACTTCATAATAGTCGTAAATGCGATAACCGACATTAGAGTTACCCGTCTGTCCATAAGAAGTTCTTAACTTCAACATAGACAACCAGTTTGAAGCCCCTTTCATGAAATTTTCTTCACTTATCATCCAACCGGCTGATACGGACGGGAAATACCCCCAACGATTTTCCGGGGCGAAATTGGAAGCAGCATCAGCACGAACTGTAGCTTCCAGTAAATATCTGCCTTTATACGAGTAATTGGCACGGGCAAACAAAGAAGCAATACTGTTAATAGAAGCCCATGAACCTACAGATGGTTTCTTGTAATTTCCTGAACCCAAACTATTATATCCAAAGCCATCTACAAGAAAATCTTCATTTCCGGCACTCAATCCATCATTTTTAAATTTTTGGAACGAATAACCACCAATAGCTTTCACGTTATGATCGCCAAAGCTCTTGGAGTATTGAGCTGTCAGCTCCATCAGATAGGCAGTACTTGTTTCCTGCGAAATATCCGCTCTTCCGTTTTTGGTCTTTCCCTGCAAAGTTGTCTTAGGCAAATAGCTGGAACGTTTCTGGAAACTACGGTCGACACCTAACTGCAACTTCACTTCCAAGTCTTTCAACGGTTTCACGGATACGAATGCAGATCCTATGATCCGGTCTTTTACCGTATTATCCTTAATATCCAACAAAGACACCGGATTCGCAACGAAGGGACGTTTCGGATCAATGAAATAATTTCCTTCAGAGTCATAGATAGGAATTGTAGGATTGGATTGGATAGCACCGGTCAATACGCCGGAATATTCATTGGCATTGTCTCCCAGAGGAACATTGTCATACTTATTCTGCGAGTAAGTAGCAGTCAGTCCGAAAGAAACATATTCACTCAATTCTTGATCCAGATTCAAACGGGCAGAAAAACGACTGACGCCATTATTCTTGACAATTCCTTCTTGGTTCATATAGTTGACAGAAGCCAGATAACGAGTTTTCTCCGTACCACCATTCACAGAAAGATTGTGCTGTTGCGTATATCCATTGCGCATCACCGCATCCAACCAATCGGTACCGCTAGCAGTCAATATTTCATCATTATTGAAAGTGGGTTTATATTGAGTAGGCGGAGTGTCCTGCTTCTCAACATATCCTTCATAAATACCCATTCCGTTCAACTTTAACCACTCTTCATGCATCTGTTTATTATACATATCCATATACATACGAGTATCAAGCATCTTGTAGTTGGAACGAGCTACCTGCACCGACCCCATACCGGAATAAGTCACTCTGGGCTTTTGACTTTTACCACGTTTGGTGGTAATCAAAACAACTCCATGTCCGGCACGCGCACCATAAATAGCTGTGGAAGCAGCATCTTTCAACACAGAAATGGATTCAATATCATCCGGATTCAATGATTCCAGTACATTATCAATATTACCCGATTCATAGAAACCATTACCAGAACTTAAATTGGAAGTAGAAGATACCGGGAAGCCGTCGATTACAAATAAAGGTTCATTACCAGCACCGGTAGACGCTTCTCCACGAATACGAAACTTCGCCTCACCACCCGGCTGTGCAGAAACCTGGTTCACACGGAACCCCGCTGCTTTACCCGCCAACGCACGAGATACATTCGGTACGGTATTCATCTCCACATCTCCCATGTTTACCATAGAAACGGCACCTGTCAATGTCTTCTTGCTCTGTGTACCATAACCCACCACTACCACTTCATCGAGTTGTTTGGAATCTTCCTGCAAAATGATTTTCATATTTTTTCCGGGTTGCACGGCAACCGTTTGAGACTGATAGCCGATATAGGAGATATCGAGCTGTGCCTTCGATGAAGAGACGGATATTTTGAAGTTCCCGTCAATATCTGTTATCGTACCGTTACCCTGTACTCCTTTTTCTAATACACTGGCTCCGATAATCGGCTCCCCCTGTGCATCTGATATAGTACCGGATACGGTTATTTTCTTTTCTTGTTCAGGAGACTGTGCCTCAATGGATAATATAATCTTCTTGTCTAGTACCGAATATTTTACATTAGTACCGGAAAAGATTTCTTTCAACACACTAAAAATGTTGCTTTTATCAGCAGAAACTGATACGCGACGATTCAAATCGACATGCTTATTATTGAAGAAGAAATCAAAATCAGACTGCTCTTCAATTTCTTTTAGAATGTCCTCCACCCGCTGATTACGTACATCAATACTGATTAAAGCCTTTTGAGCGTAACTATCGGCTGCATAAGTCAGTCCGATAGAACATACTAAAAACAAAACCAATAGTCTCATAAATAATGGGATTTTCTTTGAGGTTAGCCAAAGTGACTTTACCACCCATAAAAATTGGATGCTAAAATAATTTTGCATAATTTTGTAATGACTTAAAGTTAATAAAAAGTTTATCTAAGCTTGTCGCCAAACAAGCATCAAAAAGATTTACCGATTTCCATACGGGAAGATACGCCAATATCATCCCGTATGTTTTTTGTTTAAGGGGGTCTGCCTTTCATTGTATTTTTGTTTTAAGGTTGTTCAATCAATATATTTCTATCTTACTCTTTTCATCTTTTATATCCGGCGAATCAAGATAACGCCAACGGATTTGAGAAGAAAGCTGGAAATATTCCAGAATACGCTCGAGGCGTTGATTTGTAAACGTACCTGTAAATGAGTCTCCTTTCAAGCGGTCGTTTTTAATAATGAATTCCACATTATACCGCTTCTCCAACATTCGTAATCCCTCTTCGAGAGGAGTATTTCTAAATATGATTTTTCCCTCTTTCCAAGCTATTTCCGACTCACCGGAGGTGGCATAAAGCTGCACTTTACTGTCTCTTGTATCATAGACCAGCTTCTGTCCTGGGTCCATCAATACCTTTTTCGAGCCATTGTCAGATGAATAAATAAAACCTATCTTTCCTTCAACCAATGTTGCTGCAATCCGGTCCTCTTTTTCATAAGCCTCTACATTAAAATGAGTTCCCAGTACTTCGATCTGTGATTGGTGGGAAGTAGAAACTATGAACTTCTTTTCCGGGTTCTTGGCTACTTCAAAATAAGCCTCTCCCTGCAATGTTACATTTCTCGTGTCGCTATCGAAGCGTGAGGGATAACTCAAGGTAGATTCGGAATTCAGGAAAACCAATGTGCCATCGGGCAATGTCAGAGAAGTCATCATTCCGGGATTTGTTTTCACTTCCATCATTTGTGCCAATTCCTGTTCGCTTCCTCCCCAATGTTGTACCATCAGAGTAACGAGAAGTGGAATGAACAGCACTGCTGCCGCACGTTGCGCCCATTCCCACCATGTCGTTTTCCTTTGTCTGTTACCTGTCATTCTACTTTTCACCTTTGTCAATGCTTTCTCTGTGTCGACTTTCGTCATGATGTGAACGGTATCTGTAGCAAGATAGAGAGCATGTATCTGTTTGGCCATCCGCCGGTTTTCTTCCGACTCACCCATCCACATCTCAACCTGTAGACGCTCTTCTTCCGTTACCAGTCCCTCACAATAACGGGGAAGCAATTCTTCTATTGTATTTTTATCAGTCTTATCCATATTCGTATTTTATTGCCTTTTACTATAAGACAAGAGAGACTTATGGGATTCCTAAACCAAATCTCATTTTTTTTCAGAAAATCTTTGTTTTCTTATAAAAAAGCTATATTTGCAGTGAAATATCAAACTAATACATGAAAGAAGTTCACCTATCAGAAAGCAATTTCCTATTATCTGCTATACAGCGAGGCGACCAAAAAGCATTCGATGCACTGTTTCGGAGATATTATCCGGCACTGTGCGCCTACGGCCATCGCTTCGTCGATCTGGAAGATGCGGAAGAAATTGTGCAAGATTCTCTTTTATGGATTTGGGAGAACAGAGAAAATCTGTTTATCGAAACCTCGCTTAGTTCGTACCTCTTTAAAATGATATACCGCAAAGCTCTGAACAAGCTTGCACATATTGACGCCACTCAACGTGCCGACACTCGATTTTATGAAGAAATGCAGGAGATGCTACAAGATACGGATCTTTATCAAGTCGAAGAGTTGACACAACGTATCAAAAATGCCATTGCCACATTACCGGAAAGTTACCGGGAAGCTTTTGTGATGCATCGGTTCCGGGATATGAGTTATAAAGAAATAGCGGAAATTCTAGGAGTATCTCCCAAAACAGTAGATTACCGCATTCAACAAGCATTAAAGCAACTACGCGTAGATTTAAAGGATTATCTGCCTTTATTGCTACCATTTCTAGTTCATCCCTTGCGATAAGGCAGAGCCAACGCAGTGACAACATCTTCTATACCTATAATCAAGGAATAATTCTTAATTTCTTAATTAACAACAGAAGGCATCCCAAATCTAATTGAGATGCCTTACATATACCAAAAGTATCAGAAAGTTATACCTTCTTCAAAGCCTCAATACTTTCTTTCAAAGATTTGATAATACTTTCCGCATCTGCCTGCTTCTTACGTTCCAATTCAAGAACAGCTGCCGGAGCATTATTAACGAATTTCTCGTTGCTAAGTTTTTTCAGCACTCCTTGCAAGAACCCTTCTTTGTGTTTGAGTTCCGCTTCCATACGAGCGATCTCCGCTTCCACATCAATCATATTCCCCAATGGCACGGCGAATTCAGTTGTTCCGATCATGAAGGAAGCTGCACCCTCCGACTTGCTCTCCACTACTGTAAGAGAAGAAAGATTACACATCTTAATGATAATCGGATTCATCTTCTCTACCGGATGACTGCCTACAACCTGCAATTCAAGTTGTTCTTTCATGGCAATATTCTTCTGCAAACGGATACTGCGAACATTACTGATAATTTCCTTAGCAACCTCAAACTCTTGCAGGAATTTCTCATTCACTTCATTCGGCTCGAACATTTGGGTTACCATCAAGCTGGCACCCGGTTTACGTTCACGCAGTTGCTGCCACAGTTCTTCTGTGATAAACGGCATGAAAGGATGAAGCATTTCAAGCAGACGTTCGAAAGAGCTAAGAACCATATCATAAATAAAACCATTTACAGGTTGCCCGTAAGCCGGTTTCACTATTTCCAGCAACCAAGAAGAAAATTCATCCCAGAACAGCTTATAAACCAACATCAACGCTTCACTCAAACGATATTTAGAGAAAAGATCGGCTACTTCAACTGCCGCCGCATCCAGTCTTTGATCAAACCATTGAACAGCCAAATGTGCATCAGCGGGAATGGGAACGGAACCCATACCGTTTGTCCATCCTTTAATCAGACGGAAAGCATTCCAAATCTTGTTGCAGAAGTTACGTCCCTGTTCGCAAAGCACATCATCGAAAAGGATATCATTGCCAGCGGGAGCAGACAACATCATTCCCATACGTACACCGTCAGCACCATATTTGTCAATCAGTTCGAGCGGATCGGGAGAGTTACCGAGTGACTTGGACATCTTACGCCCTAGCTTATCACGAACGATACCCGTGAAGTAAACGTTCTTAAACGGCATTTTTCCTTCATATTCATAACCTGCCATAATCATGCGGGCTACCCAGAAGAAAATAATATCCGGACCTGTCACCAGGTCACTTGTCGGATAATAGTACTTGATTTCTTCGTTACCCGGATTGTTGATACCATCAAACAAAGAAATAGGCCACAACCATGAAGAGAACCAAGTATCCAGACAGTCTTCGTCCTGGCGAAGATCGTCTATCGTCAAAGCGGCATTGCCTGTCTTTTCTTTTGCCTTCGCCAATGCCTCTTCCGGAGTAGCGGCCACTACATAACCACCCTCCGGCAGGAAATAAGCGGGAATACGATGTCCCCACCACAACTGACGACTGATACACCAGTCTTTGATGTTTTCCATCCAATGGCGATAAGTATTCTTATATTTTGCAGGATAGAATTTCAATTCATCATTCATCACAGGAGGCAAGGCCATATCTGCAAAATGCTGCATCTTGAGGAACCATTGCATAGATAGTTTCGGTTCGATCACTACGTT
This window encodes:
- a CDS encoding RagB/SusD family nutrient uptake outer membrane protein produces the protein MKKTIYTAIATLLFLISSCTLEQEVYNKINPGMFPQNAEDVNALVNSSAYYVFSPWGIFEVAAGYVTTSEMVTDYVENTWGWTTVYNSYEANDWHIDGDYRRVYDYSQYLASMTLTMDRIKDVNMDETLKARYMAELKCGRGFLAFLMYDMYGPIPIADLETLQKPEAEIVIPRLSEEAMREYIVSNLKDAANVLPYKYEDTNYGRFTKGLANTLLLKFYMMTKQWDEAEKIGRELTKPEYGYKLVDDYNSLFSLSGEKNSEVIFSCVAEAGVMEQKWFAHVLTSDYPLPAGMSVTAWGGFKISWPAYESYDPKDKRRERIIGEYTGTEGVHHSRALDRDGGTTGILFYGAIPVKYKIEGVVGEKCEIDMPIYRYADVLTLLSEAIVRNGNSITQEAIGLLNQVRVTHGGLKAYQLSDFSSVEDFLDKLLEERGHEFYFEGVRRQDLIRHGKFIEAALAKARFAGQPTGKIETKVDGQYKYEKFPLPTHLITEGQGIIIQNPGY
- a CDS encoding SusE domain-containing protein; the encoded protein is MKHLLYSLLGILLLAGCKEDKYNVIIPMSDIYLSAPQDGAIIDLNDLSIEKYSFSWEKPLENGAKLLICADRKFKEPVIIDAGKSTSVAISALTADQSFSQLGIKAGQEAVLYWTVKETGNITAAASEARTIRVKRMTSKLVQPEDLTKISLAENAPETAVQFEWDTQEWPESTSYSLCFSLDPEMKQTVAEHSVGVVNGKSSLTHEELQALLDKLSIKRWTSNSVYWNVKTDDGQWVSRSSGVLNMTEMMRFVDVRGDEKITYRVVRIFYSDKTSLVWLADNLRATKYADGTDIEANNFKNTPASLGEGRVKAYGVHYHYDIRDKIAPKGWRLPTIQEYKNLFAEAGTAEGQWNVLKDPEYYESVKGQAHLNDWKFNLCASGQWSGDAITNHTGPYCYLLVTDDMSHQCILHDGGATLWSPWTTGAPARFIYNEN
- a CDS encoding FecR family protein, translating into MDKTDKNTIEELLPRYCEGLVTEEERLQVEMWMGESEENRRMAKQIHALYLATDTVHIMTKVDTEKALTKVKSRMTGNRQRKTTWWEWAQRAAAVLFIPLLVTLMVQHWGGSEQELAQMMEVKTNPGMMTSLTLPDGTLVFLNSESTLSYPSRFDSDTRNVTLQGEAYFEVAKNPEKKFIVSTSHQSQIEVLGTHFNVEAYEKEDRIAATLVEGKIGFIYSSDNGSKKVLMDPGQKLVYDTRDSKVQLYATSGESEIAWKEGKIIFRNTPLEEGLRMLEKRYNVEFIIKNDRLKGDSFTGTFTNQRLERILEYFQLSSQIRWRYLDSPDIKDEKSKIEIY
- a CDS encoding valine--tRNA ligase, translating into MELASKYNPADVEGKWYQYWLDNHLFSSKPDGREPYTIVIPPPNVTGVLHMGHMLNNTIQDILVRRARMEGKNACWVPGTDHASIATEAKVVNKLAAQGIKKTDLTRDEFLKHAWDWTDEHGGIILKQLRKLGASCDWDRTAFTMDEKRSESVIKVFVDLFDKGLIYRGIRMVNWDPKALTALSDEEVIYKEEHGKLYYLRYKVEGDPEGRYAVVATTRPETIMGDTAMCINPNDPKNAWLKGKKVIVPLVNRTIPVIEDEYVDIEFGTGCLKVTPAHDVNDYMLGEKYNLPSIDIFNDNGTLSEAAGMYIGMDRFDVRKQIEKDLEAAGLLEKTEAYTNKVGYSERTNVVIEPKLSMQWFLKMQHFADMALPPVMNDELKFYPAKYKNTYRHWMENIKDWCISRQLWWGHRIPAYFLPEGGYVVAATPEEALAKAKEKTGNAALTIDDLRQDEDCLDTWFSSWLWPISLFDGINNPGNEEIKYYYPTSDLVTGPDIIFFWVARMIMAGYEYEGKMPFKNVYFTGIVRDKLGRKMSKSLGNSPDPLELIDKYGADGVRMGMMLSAPAGNDILFDDVLCEQGRNFCNKIWNAFRLIKGWTNGMGSVPIPADAHLAVQWFDQRLDAAAVEVADLFSKYRLSEALMLVYKLFWDEFSSWLLEIVKPAYGQPVNGFIYDMVLSSFERLLEMLHPFMPFITEELWQQLRERKPGASLMVTQMFEPNEVNEKFLQEFEVAKEIISNVRSIRLQKNIAMKEQLELQVVGSHPVEKMNPIIIKMCNLSSLTVVESKSEGAASFMIGTTEFAVPLGNMIDVEAEIARMEAELKHKEGFLQGVLKKLSNEKFVNNAPAAVLELERKKQADAESIIKSLKESIEALKKV
- a CDS encoding RNA polymerase sigma-70 factor, with protein sequence MKEVHLSESNFLLSAIQRGDQKAFDALFRRYYPALCAYGHRFVDLEDAEEIVQDSLLWIWENRENLFIETSLSSYLFKMIYRKALNKLAHIDATQRADTRFYEEMQEMLQDTDLYQVEELTQRIKNAIATLPESYREAFVMHRFRDMSYKEIAEILGVSPKTVDYRIQQALKQLRVDLKDYLPLLLPFLVHPLR
- a CDS encoding TonB-dependent receptor, whose protein sequence is MQNYFSIQFLWVVKSLWLTSKKIPLFMRLLVLFLVCSIGLTYAADSYAQKALISIDVRNQRVEDILKEIEEQSDFDFFFNNKHVDLNRRVSVSADKSNIFSVLKEIFSGTNVKYSVLDKKIILSIEAQSPEQEKKITVSGTISDAQGEPIIGASVLEKGVQGNGTITDIDGNFKISVSSSKAQLDISYIGYQSQTVAVQPGKNMKIILQEDSKQLDEVVVVGYGTQSKKTLTGAVSMVNMGDVEMNTVPNVSRALAGKAAGFRVNQVSAQPGGEAKFRIRGEASTGAGNEPLFVIDGFPVSSTSNLSSGNGFYESGNIDNVLESLNPDDIESISVLKDAASTAIYGARAGHGVVLITTKRGKSQKPRVTYSGMGSVQVARSNYKMLDTRMYMDMYNKQMHEEWLKLNGMGIYEGYVEKQDTPPTQYKPTFNNDEILTASGTDWLDAVMRNGYTQQHNLSVNGGTEKTRYLASVNYMNQEGIVKNNGVSRFSARLNLDQELSEYVSFGLTATYSQNKYDNVPLGDNANEYSGVLTGAIQSNPTIPIYDSEGNYFIDPKRPFVANPVSLLDIKDNTVKDRIIGSAFVSVKPLKDLEVKLQLGVDRSFQKRSSYLPKTTLQGKTKNGRADISQETSTAYLMELTAQYSKSFGDHNVKAIGGYSFQKFKNDGLSAGNEDFLVDGFGYNSLGSGNYKKPSVGSWASINSIASLFARANYSYKGRYLLEATVRADAASNFAPENRWGYFPSVSAGWMISEENFMKGASNWLSMLKLRTSYGQTGNSNVGYRIYDYYEVGRSAIIGGAESTGVYASDLGNRSLTWETTTEFNVGVDLGILNNRFKLTAEYFKRKITDLLVTNKPLPFYNEINKIAGNIGSTQSQGVEITVNTVNIVTKDFEWDTTLTLSHYNDRWLTRDPNWKPKPYEKENDPIRAWWEYEALGILQPGEKVPDAQKDLVPGMMKLKDRDGNGVLGDEDKVYMGNGDPKIIYGLNNSFRYKNFDLNIYFYGEAGRKRGASYYEGWTRMDNGINVSTYALKAFNSNNLTATDPTFVRGGSGWGDYYVKSIYYVRCGSITLGYKVPISQKIAKNLRVYVDVNNPFVITNWTGLDPETDNGTYAYPNVTSYNFGVSISF